A genomic region of bacterium contains the following coding sequences:
- a CDS encoding four helix bundle protein, with protein sequence MTKIQNSKQYDLEERTYQFAQEVALFCKKLPKTITNIEYVKQIIRASGSVGANYIEANESLGSKDFKMRIKICRKESKESAYWLRLIIGTNDEKFKQEGERLFKEAIELKKIFSSIIEKSK encoded by the coding sequence ATGACCAAAATTCAAAATTCCAAACAATATGATTTAGAAGAAAGAACTTATCAATTTGCTCAAGAGGTTGCTTTATTCTGTAAGAAACTACCTAAAACTATTACTAATATCGAATATGTAAAGCAAATAATTAGGGCTTCGGGTTCAGTTGGAGCAAACTATATTGAGGCAAATGAGTCTTTAGGCTCGAAAGATTTTAAGATGAGAATAAAGATTTGTCGTAAAGAATCAAAAGAATCTGCTTATTGGTTAAGATTAATAATTGGAACTAACGATGAAAAATTTAAACAAGAAGGAGAAAGGCTTTTCAAGGAGGCAATAGAATTGAAGAAAATTTTTTCTTCAATTATTGAAAAGTCTAAATGA